The following are encoded together in the Bacillus sp. V2I10 genome:
- a CDS encoding IS110 family transposase, with protein sequence MNYNQNKKIAQITSQTLIVGVDIAKYKHVARAQDFRGLEFGAPCHFENTKSHFNLFLGWIKHLMEQHGMDKVIIGMEPTGHYWLNLAHFLKEEEIKFVVVNPMHVKKSKELDDNSPTKNDVKDAKVIAQLVKDGRYAEPNIPQGVYAELRVARKIRDLLFVDLQAVQGQIHNWLDRYFPEFLTVFKDWEGKAALQLLKLNLLPHELEIVSEQKILIHLRKAVKRAVGLSKIQELKRVAKDSIGIREGSRMAKLELRTLLDKYELINEKFEELESDIDGLLERIPGVQQMLAITGIGKDTVAGFFSEVGNLSYYSHSRQIIKLAGLSLKENTSGKHKGQTKITKRGRKTLRALLFRVAMPLVAKNTAFKALHEYFTTRKNNPLKKMQSLIAICNKLIRILFTIGTKQCEFSEDRMLKDIPHMAPLLKAA encoded by the coding sequence ATGAATTATAACCAAAATAAAAAGATTGCTCAAATAACTTCTCAAACACTAATTGTAGGTGTAGATATTGCGAAGTACAAGCATGTAGCTCGTGCTCAAGACTTTAGAGGCCTAGAGTTTGGTGCACCTTGTCATTTTGAAAATACCAAATCACATTTTAATCTTTTTTTAGGCTGGATAAAACATTTGATGGAACAACACGGCATGGATAAGGTGATTATTGGAATGGAGCCGACAGGTCATTATTGGCTCAACCTCGCTCATTTTCTTAAAGAAGAGGAGATAAAGTTTGTCGTGGTAAATCCTATGCATGTGAAGAAATCTAAAGAATTAGATGATAATTCTCCAACCAAAAATGATGTGAAGGACGCAAAAGTCATTGCACAGCTAGTCAAAGATGGGAGATATGCCGAACCTAATATTCCACAAGGAGTTTATGCAGAACTTCGTGTGGCAAGGAAAATACGCGATCTCTTATTTGTTGACTTACAAGCTGTGCAGGGGCAAATTCATAACTGGTTAGATCGATATTTCCCTGAATTCCTTACAGTGTTTAAGGATTGGGAAGGAAAAGCAGCACTACAATTATTAAAGTTAAATTTATTACCACATGAGTTAGAGATAGTCTCCGAACAAAAGATCCTCATTCACCTCAGAAAAGCTGTAAAACGTGCGGTTGGACTCAGTAAAATTCAAGAACTTAAACGAGTAGCCAAAGACTCTATTGGTATTCGTGAAGGTTCAAGGATGGCTAAATTAGAGCTTCGCACTTTACTAGACAAGTATGAGTTAATAAATGAAAAGTTCGAAGAACTAGAATCTGATATTGATGGACTCCTTGAACGGATACCAGGTGTTCAACAAATGTTGGCCATCACAGGAATCGGCAAGGACACTGTAGCTGGCTTCTTTTCAGAAGTAGGGAATTTAAGTTACTATTCTCACTCTCGACAAATCATCAAGTTAGCTGGGTTAAGCTTAAAGGAGAATACCTCTGGAAAGCACAAAGGACAAACGAAGATTACAAAGAGAGGTAGGAAGACACTAAGGGCTCTCCTCTTCCGAGTAGCGATGCCTTTGGTAGCTAAGAACACTGCTTTTAAAGCTTTACATGAGTATTTTACAACACGTAAAAATAATCCTCTAAAGAAAATGCAGTCTCTTATAGCGATATGTAATAAGCTGATACGT
- a CDS encoding O-methyltransferase: MNRSLWNDVDIYFSSKLQESDPIMDSILKANAEAGLPAIDVSPNQGKLLYLLAKLKGAKNILEIGTLGGYSSVWLARALLEDGHLVTLEFSEKHAKVAKENVRYAGLENKIEIIVGPALKTLPTLEKKGFSSFDFIFIDADKPNNPNYLKWALELSRPGTVIIADNVVRNGKVIEDDTEDSNVHGIRQFIDLLSEESRIDSTAIQTVGAKGYDGFFLGVVKE, encoded by the coding sequence ATGAATAGATCTTTATGGAATGATGTAGATATTTACTTTAGCAGTAAACTTCAAGAGTCCGATCCGATTATGGATTCAATACTGAAAGCAAATGCAGAAGCTGGCTTGCCTGCTATTGATGTGTCACCTAATCAGGGAAAGTTACTTTACTTGCTTGCCAAGCTTAAAGGAGCAAAGAATATCCTGGAAATTGGAACTCTTGGCGGCTATAGTAGTGTTTGGCTCGCGCGTGCATTACTAGAGGATGGACATCTTGTTACACTTGAATTTAGTGAAAAGCATGCAAAAGTGGCTAAAGAGAATGTAAGATACGCAGGATTAGAGAATAAAATCGAAATCATTGTAGGACCAGCGCTTAAAACTCTTCCAACCCTAGAAAAGAAAGGATTCTCAAGCTTCGATTTCATCTTTATTGATGCGGATAAACCAAACAATCCAAATTATTTGAAATGGGCACTAGAACTTTCAAGACCTGGAACAGTTATCATTGCAGATAACGTGGTACGTAATGGAAAAGTGATTGAAGATGACACTGAAGACTCAAATGTGCATGGGATTCGTCAATTTATTGATTTGTTATCAGAAGAGTCACGTATTGATTCGACGGCTATTCAAACTGTTGGTGCAAAAGGATATGATGGGTTTTTTTTAGGAGTTGTAAAAGAGTAA
- a CDS encoding GNAT family N-acetyltransferase, whose product MNNQLTLERLNNEDFIVELESEFEKQGKRRTKGYFEKCYLENISGNRVTILAYYKGKLAGCCHLIKSSGYPYFNENNIPEINDLNVFPEYRNKGIAGSIIDELEKIISKTHNTVGIGVGLYKDYGSAQRLYCKKGYIPDGNGIQYNYEKVLPGTHVFVDDDLNLYFTKKLK is encoded by the coding sequence GTGAACAACCAATTAACATTAGAAAGACTAAATAATGAAGATTTTATTGTGGAATTGGAAAGTGAATTTGAAAAACAGGGGAAAAGAAGAACAAAGGGCTATTTCGAAAAATGTTATTTAGAAAACATCAGTGGTAACAGAGTAACAATTCTGGCTTACTATAAAGGAAAACTAGCTGGATGCTGTCATTTAATAAAAAGTTCAGGTTATCCCTATTTTAATGAAAATAACATTCCAGAAATTAATGATTTAAATGTGTTCCCTGAGTACAGAAATAAAGGCATTGCAGGCAGCATAATCGATGAATTAGAGAAAATTATTTCTAAAACACACAATACAGTAGGAATAGGTGTAGGGCTTTATAAAGATTATGGAAGTGCTCAAAGACTGTATTGCAAAAAGGGCTACATACCTGACGGGAACGGAATTCAATATAATTATGAAAAAGTATTACCGGGGACACATGTATTTGTTGATGACGATTTAAATCTGTATTTCACAAAAAAACTGAAATAA
- a CDS encoding DJ-1/PfpI family protein, producing MSKKVLIVTGDAVEALEIFYPYYRCLEEGFDVTIASPSVKKLQTVSHDFIEGMETYVEKPAYGIDSQVAFANVNPSQYDGLIIPGGRAPEYIRLEESLPKIIRHFFEENKPVGAICHAAQVLTIVPDLMKGREYTAYIACKPDVTACGATYIDETLHTHQNLVSGHAWPDLPGFMREFINLLK from the coding sequence ATGAGTAAAAAAGTACTGATTGTTACTGGGGATGCTGTAGAGGCGCTTGAAATTTTTTATCCATATTATCGGTGTCTTGAAGAAGGATTTGACGTAACGATTGCTTCACCTTCTGTAAAAAAACTACAAACAGTAAGTCACGACTTTATAGAAGGAATGGAAACATATGTAGAAAAACCTGCATATGGCATTGATTCTCAAGTAGCTTTTGCTAATGTTAATCCCTCGCAATATGACGGGTTGATTATTCCTGGAGGACGAGCACCTGAATATATTCGTTTAGAGGAATCGTTACCGAAAATTATCCGTCACTTCTTTGAGGAAAATAAGCCAGTAGGTGCTATCTGTCATGCGGCACAAGTGCTTACTATTGTACCGGATTTGATGAAAGGCCGGGAGTATACAGCATATATTGCTTGTAAACCTGATGTGACTGCATGTGGCGCTACATATATTGATGAAACATTACACACACATCAAAACCTTGTTTCTGGTCATGCGTGGCCAGATCTACCTGGGTTCATGCGTGAATTTATTAATTTACTAAAATAA
- a CDS encoding DUF3289 family protein — MGKKLKRMLSFLLIFAMIFSGFGQAVVAKSNNQANQGKNKISSEQNVKQWLSEYEFYEDTRIAKIYDQIAIKELKRFATVIKETNAKFDSKLIAEMDETGDFKQKEINEPDVLQQLINEYEQAVEEEYIKEVVLKSDRLLKIKHKLTIGLWGYVKENDFNEPTEALLADILFNFYLSDKIVNKNAIGILKDISDQTDHKGNKIKAHLNNAVKMSEKANGFLEKDLAIPASKSYQNVYKQVLFGLEKAGYQFNTEFFESTSDTDGDTITDGIEFLEGMNPFEKDTDGDGLKDNIEYEMKSSISPIKYDTDDNGISDADEDSDEDGLKNKDEQAYQTNLMKKDSDQDGLTDGFEVQQFDSLPNKDDTDSDGLSDGDEHALKTNPNAADSDNDETTDSQELHQQSIRQSLKPSGKSEITSVEVSFSAKDNINKTTRISTNKGNMKTTNLHGIIGSPIRINTQSEFEKANITFTYDESKLGDTLEDDLAIVWYNEEEEMFEGLNAVLDTSKNTISVETTQLSEYMVVDKKKWLELWSKEIDYLSRDKNIVSSSDDSSGGETDPKDSDGDGLYDTYETKGMKTPYGIIYSDPNKKDSDGDGLTDGQEMGPFKTFTMEFFGITIHFEGFFPTSFPDQKDSDGDGIFDKEDERPLLYSDLSNLVIYQSDRPEGYDENGDVANDMKTNDYTGDEMTDISWMFNFQLWESDWPDILFDEFEWMSTSLFSTGEMEDVILDMIDHFEEGNGTDYRNQTLTKKAREHETTKAYIEFLKNALVDELKKNGGNLAALQFDESTKDTDKFYQYIQDNAVYPTFSTWGDRTGGLTISVNDTWGNTVSVKDFSVENNHFKGVMHVRLYDHFGLDQPDVEKEYVNLAGFRAWFVLQHYDDYDGEYKPFVTLMDMEIPFEGEFSN; from the coding sequence GTGGGAAAAAAATTAAAAAGGATGTTGAGTTTTTTATTGATCTTTGCAATGATTTTTAGCGGTTTTGGGCAAGCGGTCGTTGCCAAGAGCAATAACCAAGCTAATCAAGGAAAAAATAAGATTTCTAGTGAGCAAAATGTAAAACAGTGGTTAAGTGAATATGAATTCTATGAGGACACAAGAATTGCAAAAATCTATGATCAGATTGCAATAAAAGAATTAAAGCGTTTTGCCACAGTCATAAAAGAAACGAATGCGAAGTTTGATTCTAAACTGATAGCGGAAATGGATGAAACTGGAGACTTTAAACAAAAAGAGATAAATGAACCTGATGTACTTCAACAATTGATTAACGAATATGAACAAGCTGTTGAAGAGGAGTACATAAAAGAGGTGGTTCTTAAAAGTGATCGGCTCTTGAAAATCAAACATAAGTTAACCATAGGTCTATGGGGGTATGTAAAAGAAAACGATTTTAATGAACCAACTGAAGCATTACTTGCAGACATACTCTTTAATTTTTATTTATCTGATAAAATTGTCAATAAAAATGCTATCGGCATTTTAAAGGATATCTCTGATCAAACGGATCACAAAGGAAATAAAATAAAAGCTCATTTGAATAACGCTGTGAAAATGTCTGAAAAAGCGAATGGGTTTCTAGAAAAAGATCTAGCTATCCCTGCATCAAAATCCTATCAAAATGTATATAAACAAGTATTATTCGGACTTGAAAAAGCAGGCTATCAATTTAACACAGAATTCTTTGAATCTACTTCTGACACGGATGGTGACACGATAACCGATGGAATAGAATTCCTAGAGGGAATGAATCCATTTGAAAAGGATACAGATGGTGATGGATTAAAGGACAATATTGAATATGAGATGAAATCCTCTATTTCCCCTATAAAATATGATACAGATGATAATGGCATAAGTGATGCAGATGAAGATAGCGATGAAGACGGCCTGAAAAATAAAGATGAGCAGGCTTATCAAACAAATTTGATGAAGAAAGATTCAGACCAAGATGGTTTAACTGACGGATTTGAAGTTCAACAGTTTGATTCATTACCTAATAAGGATGATACAGATAGCGATGGATTAAGTGATGGAGATGAACATGCTTTAAAGACAAACCCGAATGCTGCAGACAGTGATAATGACGAGACCACGGATTCACAAGAACTCCATCAACAATCTATTCGTCAATCATTGAAACCGTCTGGTAAATCAGAAATTACAAGTGTAGAAGTTAGTTTTAGTGCAAAGGATAATATTAATAAAACGACTAGAATTAGCACAAACAAAGGCAATATGAAAACAACTAATTTACACGGTATTATTGGTTCTCCTATTAGGATCAATACGCAATCAGAATTTGAGAAAGCAAACATTACATTTACTTATGATGAATCAAAGCTAGGAGACACGTTGGAAGATGATCTAGCCATCGTTTGGTATAATGAAGAGGAAGAAATGTTTGAAGGCCTTAACGCTGTGTTAGATACAAGTAAGAATACAATAAGTGTGGAAACGACTCAGCTTAGTGAATATATGGTTGTTGATAAGAAAAAATGGTTGGAGCTTTGGAGTAAGGAAATAGACTACTTAAGCAGAGATAAGAATATAGTTTCTAGTAGCGATGATTCAAGTGGTGGAGAGACAGATCCAAAAGATTCAGATGGGGATGGCTTATACGATACCTATGAAACTAAAGGAATGAAAACACCATACGGTATCATCTACTCAGATCCTAACAAGAAAGATAGTGACGGAGATGGATTAACCGATGGGCAAGAAATGGGTCCATTCAAAACATTCACGATGGAATTTTTTGGAATTACTATTCATTTTGAAGGTTTCTTTCCAACCAGTTTTCCTGACCAAAAAGATAGTGATGGAGATGGAATTTTTGATAAAGAGGATGAAAGACCGTTGTTGTACTCTGATTTATCCAATTTAGTAATTTATCAATCAGATAGACCAGAAGGCTATGATGAAAATGGAGATGTAGCGAATGATATGAAAACAAATGATTATACTGGAGATGAAATGACTGACATTAGCTGGATGTTCAACTTCCAATTATGGGAATCTGATTGGCCAGATATTCTCTTTGATGAGTTCGAGTGGATGTCAACAAGCTTATTTTCTACGGGAGAAATGGAAGATGTTATTTTAGATATGATTGATCATTTTGAGGAAGGAAATGGTACTGATTATCGCAATCAGACTTTAACGAAAAAAGCGAGGGAGCATGAGACAACAAAAGCCTATATTGAATTCCTCAAAAATGCTTTAGTTGATGAGTTAAAGAAAAATGGAGGTAATTTGGCAGCACTTCAGTTTGATGAAAGTACAAAGGATACAGATAAATTTTATCAATATATACAGGATAATGCTGTTTACCCGACGTTTAGCACTTGGGGCGATAGAACAGGCGGACTTACAATTTCAGTAAATGATACTTGGGGGAATACCGTATCCGTAAAAGACTTTTCAGTAGAGAACAATCACTTTAAAGGTGTTATGCATGTTCGTTTATATGATCATTTTGGGTTAGATCAGCCAGATGTGGAAAAGGAGTATGTCAACTTAGCAGGATTTCGTGCCTGGTTTGTCTTACAGCATTATGATGATTATGATGGGGAATATAAGCCTTTTGTTACTTTAATGGATATGGAAATACCTTTCGAGGGGGAATTCAGCAATTAA
- a CDS encoding Arm DNA-binding domain-containing protein — translation MVKVAKDPVTGKRRQITKSGFRTKKRSTARSEQG, via the coding sequence ATGGTCAAAGTTGCAAAAGATCCAGTTACCGGGAAACGTCGGCAAATAACAAAATCAGGTTTTAGAACAAAAAAAAGAAGCACAGCTCGCAGCGAACAAGGTTGA
- a CDS encoding site-specific integrase, producing the protein MPKKRVTVEDIEEEEIQEKFLELNELKAFLSVAKEHGLSFDYLCFATLAYTGLRLGEMLALKWSDLDSIKKTLRITKTYYNPNNGKTGYELLTPKTKKSIRTIMIDDGLINLFKAHRRDQMELKMKQRLVYKDQNFIFAENTGNPMVMKQVALRLQRLMKRMNIDKHITSHSFRHTHTSLLIEAGAGIKEIQERLGHSDINTTMNIYAHMTKNIEEKTSYKFSELTKGLL; encoded by the coding sequence ATGCCAAAAAAACGAGTGACTGTTGAAGATATTGAAGAAGAGGAGATTCAAGAGAAGTTTCTTGAGTTAAATGAATTAAAAGCTTTCTTAAGCGTAGCTAAAGAACATGGGCTTTCTTTTGACTATTTATGCTTTGCAACTCTAGCATATACAGGACTGCGTTTAGGTGAAATGCTTGCATTAAAATGGTCTGATTTGGACTCTATAAAGAAAACATTGAGAATCACAAAGACTTACTACAATCCAAATAACGGAAAGACAGGTTATGAACTTCTTACTCCAAAAACAAAAAAATCCATCAGAACAATAATGATTGACGATGGTCTTATCAATTTATTTAAAGCCCACAGGCGTGACCAAATGGAGTTGAAAATGAAACAACGTTTAGTTTATAAAGATCAAAACTTCATTTTTGCAGAAAACACAGGCAATCCAATGGTTATGAAGCAAGTAGCATTACGATTACAACGTTTGATGAAGCGAATGAACATAGACAAGCACATTACTTCACACAGCTTTCGACATACCCACACATCACTTCTCATTGAAGCTGGTGCAGGTATAAAAGAAATACAAGAGAGGTTAGGACATTCCGACATAAACACAACAATGAACATCTATGCACACATGACAAAAAACATTGAAGAAAAGACCTCCTATAAGTTCAGCGAACTTACGAAAGGTCTTCTCTAA
- a CDS encoding DUF817 family protein has protein sequence MYDVRWILKLLILLVFLKSFVSFTINKTAYSMPLTLSFFLKGFPVKFVFRLLFFNI, from the coding sequence ATCTATGATGTGCGCTGGATTTTGAAACTTCTGATCCTTCTTGTTTTCCTAAAGTCGTTTGTATCGTTCACAATAAACAAAACTGCCTATTCCATGCCGCTTACTTTATCCTTTTTTCTAAAAGGATTCCCAGTCAAATTCGTATTCAGGCTGCTTTTCTTTAATATCTGA
- the sigH gene encoding RNA polymerase sporulation sigma factor SigH yields the protein MSVTLEVRKIESYAELTDEILLELVQKGDSESTDFLISKYRNFVRAKASRYFLIGGEREDIVQEGMIGLYKAIRDFKVDKQASFKAFAELCITRQIITAIKTATRQKHTPLNSYVSLYKPLFEDDNHTLLDVIPGTKTMDPATLIINQEKALDIEMKMAEMLSDLERKVLALYMDGQSYVEISEELNKHVKSIDNALQRVKRKLERYMEMRDYSLI from the coding sequence ATGAGTGTTACATTAGAAGTGAGGAAGATTGAAAGTTATGCTGAGTTGACAGATGAGATTTTGCTTGAACTCGTTCAAAAAGGAGATTCAGAATCGACCGACTTTTTAATCAGCAAATATCGCAATTTTGTCCGGGCAAAAGCGAGCAGATATTTTCTCATTGGCGGAGAACGAGAAGATATCGTGCAAGAAGGAATGATTGGCCTATATAAAGCTATTCGTGACTTCAAAGTGGACAAGCAGGCTTCATTCAAGGCGTTTGCAGAATTATGCATTACAAGACAGATCATAACGGCCATTAAAACAGCCACCCGACAAAAGCACACCCCTCTTAATTCTTATGTCTCTTTGTACAAGCCTCTTTTTGAAGATGATAACCACACGCTGCTCGATGTGATTCCAGGAACAAAAACAATGGATCCGGCCACCTTGATCATTAATCAGGAAAAAGCGCTGGATATTGAAATGAAAATGGCCGAAATGCTGAGTGATCTGGAAAGAAAAGTATTGGCACTTTACATGGACGGACAATCATACGTTGAAATCTCCGAAGAGTTGAATAAGCACGTTAAATCAATAGACAATGCTCTCCAGCGGGTAAAGAGAAAACTCGAAAGATACATGGAGATGCGGGATTACAGCCTGATATAG
- a CDS encoding DMT family transporter has translation MNKRNPYFLLVLATILWGGNFVIGRAITDSMPPFTLSLLRWCTALIIFLPFAWPHFKKEHAQLKKNWHILILMSITGIAGFNSLLYLALHYTTSINASLVNTSTPIVIYILSFFILREQLNRNQMIGTVLSLAGLFFILSKGSLAVLVNFSFNFGDFIVLAAVVCWSIYSILIKRYTGILPGYSTFLVCIAVGILVLLPFAFYEIFILNIPIVWSNSSVFTILYTGVFASIVAFISWNTAVVRVGANKAGIFLNLIPVFAVIFAVLFIGEKIMWYQLAGGLSVIAGVYLSARSIPLEKKEKKMFLRDKEFYR, from the coding sequence TTGAATAAACGCAACCCCTATTTTCTTCTTGTTCTTGCGACAATTTTATGGGGAGGGAATTTTGTCATCGGCCGTGCCATAACAGACAGCATGCCTCCATTTACCCTCTCCCTGCTCAGGTGGTGTACAGCATTAATCATTTTTCTGCCCTTTGCATGGCCTCATTTTAAAAAAGAGCACGCACAGTTAAAAAAGAACTGGCACATCCTGATTTTGATGTCTATAACAGGAATTGCAGGATTTAACAGCCTGCTTTATCTTGCGCTGCATTACACAACATCCATTAATGCTTCATTAGTGAACACGTCGACACCAATTGTGATTTATATCCTCTCCTTTTTTATTCTCAGGGAGCAGCTGAACAGAAATCAAATGATCGGAACCGTTCTTTCTCTTGCGGGGCTATTTTTTATTCTTTCAAAAGGATCTCTTGCAGTCCTTGTCAATTTCTCGTTTAATTTTGGAGACTTCATTGTCCTTGCCGCGGTTGTTTGCTGGAGCATCTATTCCATTTTAATAAAGCGTTATACAGGGATTTTGCCTGGATACAGCACATTTCTCGTTTGTATAGCTGTCGGTATTCTCGTTCTGCTTCCGTTTGCTTTTTATGAGATTTTCATTTTAAATATTCCTATCGTGTGGTCAAATTCTTCGGTTTTCACCATTTTATACACAGGAGTTTTTGCATCTATTGTTGCTTTCATCTCCTGGAATACGGCTGTTGTCAGAGTAGGAGCAAATAAAGCGGGTATCTTTCTGAACTTGATTCCGGTCTTTGCCGTCATTTTTGCTGTTTTATTTATTGGAGAAAAAATAATGTGGTATCAGCTTGCAGGAGGCCTTTCTGTTATAGCTGGAGTCTACCTTTCAGCAAGGTCCATTCCGCTTGAGAAAAAGGAGAAAAAGATGTTTTTAAGAGATAAGGAGTTTTACAGATGA
- a CDS encoding FtsW/RodA/SpoVE family cell cycle protein, producing the protein MEKNEHPFDFSLVFIVFLFSIISFLSISTAQEFGQYNENFLVKQMAWYIAGCGIILAVMYFDMEQIERMQWFAYGFAMLLLIFLILAPESIARPVNGAKSWFQIPGIGSLQPSELSKIALILTLSHLISAHHEKYAFRDLKSDFLLLSKMGLATFALIAIIMQQPDLGTSLVLIAIFSGLILVSGISWKVIVPIFLFMSSVGCLLIYFIVFQPDVLSIIGVKQYQLGRIYAWLSPEEFKEGDGYHLYQSMLAIGSGLITGKEASLGNVHLPEGHTDFIFSVIGEKYGFVGTSFVISLYFLLIYRIISLSLDVKDPFSSYICTGVISMITFHVFQNAGMTIGLLPITGIPLPFISYGGSSMISNMLALGLVFSISIRNKKYFFDRE; encoded by the coding sequence ATGGAGAAAAACGAACATCCTTTTGATTTTAGTCTGGTTTTCATTGTATTTTTATTTTCAATCATCAGTTTTCTATCAATCAGCACAGCTCAGGAATTCGGACAGTATAATGAGAATTTTCTTGTGAAGCAAATGGCCTGGTATATCGCAGGCTGCGGTATTATATTGGCAGTCATGTATTTTGATATGGAGCAAATTGAGAGAATGCAATGGTTTGCTTACGGTTTTGCCATGCTTCTGCTTATCTTTCTGATTCTCGCGCCAGAATCGATTGCAAGGCCGGTAAACGGAGCGAAAAGCTGGTTTCAGATTCCTGGTATTGGCTCCCTGCAGCCGTCTGAACTTTCCAAAATAGCCCTCATACTTACACTCAGTCATCTTATTTCAGCGCATCATGAGAAATATGCATTCAGAGATTTGAAATCAGATTTTCTCCTATTAAGCAAAATGGGTCTCGCAACATTTGCTCTGATTGCGATTATTATGCAGCAGCCTGATTTAGGAACTTCACTTGTGCTCATTGCCATTTTCAGCGGACTGATTTTAGTTTCGGGCATTTCGTGGAAAGTGATTGTCCCTATCTTCCTTTTTATGAGCTCTGTTGGATGTCTGCTTATTTATTTCATTGTGTTTCAGCCAGATGTTCTGAGTATCATCGGAGTCAAGCAATATCAGCTGGGACGAATTTACGCATGGCTCAGCCCGGAAGAATTCAAAGAAGGGGATGGGTATCACTTGTATCAGTCCATGCTTGCGATTGGATCCGGATTGATTACAGGAAAAGAAGCAAGCTTAGGCAATGTCCATTTGCCGGAGGGGCATACCGATTTCATTTTCAGCGTCATCGGAGAAAAATATGGTTTTGTCGGAACGAGTTTTGTCATCAGCCTGTATTTTCTTTTAATCTATCGAATCATCAGCCTTTCACTTGATGTGAAGGACCCTTTTTCTTCGTACATATGTACAGGAGTTATTTCAATGATCACTTTTCACGTGTTTCAAAATGCCGGAATGACGATCGGCTTGCTGCCGATTACCGGAATTCCTCTTCCATTCATCAGCTATGGAGGAAGCTCAATGATCAGCAACATGCTTGCACTGGGACTCGTTTTCAGTATTAGCATCCGGAATAAGAAGTATTTTTTTGATCGTGAATGA
- a CDS encoding NUDIX domain-containing protein — MDKELLRIYDENHNPIGTAARSDVHKSGYWHETFHCWFAGRENGRVYLYFQLRSKVKKDYPNLYDITAAGHILANETIEDGTREVEEEIGIRLSFSDLVLLDVLKYCVSQKGLIDNEIAHVFFYLFNQPFERFTLQKEEVAGMARAELHLVKDLMAGRRTSLLMDGFEVDQDGTRKNVQTKVDKSRFVPHEDAYYERVLELIEDEMMRK; from the coding sequence ATGGATAAAGAATTACTTCGAATTTATGATGAGAATCACAATCCAATCGGAACAGCTGCCCGCTCAGATGTTCATAAGTCAGGCTACTGGCATGAAACCTTTCATTGCTGGTTTGCGGGAAGAGAGAACGGCAGGGTGTACCTCTATTTTCAGTTGAGGAGCAAAGTGAAAAAGGATTACCCCAATTTATATGATATTACGGCTGCAGGCCACATTCTGGCCAATGAAACGATTGAGGATGGAACCAGGGAGGTAGAAGAGGAAATCGGCATTCGCCTCTCCTTCTCAGATCTAGTCCTGTTGGATGTCCTGAAGTATTGTGTTTCTCAAAAAGGGTTAATTGATAATGAAATTGCACATGTGTTTTTTTATCTATTTAATCAGCCCTTTGAAAGATTTACCTTGCAAAAAGAAGAAGTAGCGGGAATGGCTCGGGCAGAATTGCATTTAGTTAAAGACCTTATGGCTGGGAGAAGAACTAGTCTTCTAATGGACGGTTTTGAAGTGGATCAGGACGGAACTAGAAAAAACGTCCAAACAAAAGTAGATAAATCTAGATTCGTGCCTCATGAAGATGCCTATTATGAAAGAGTTTTAGAATTGATTGAAGATGAGATGATGAGAAAGTAA